Proteins co-encoded in one Rhopalosiphum maidis isolate BTI-1 chromosome 2, ASM367621v3, whole genome shotgun sequence genomic window:
- the LOC113551561 gene encoding uridine phosphorylase 2, translated as MSFFQEENDEYEDVSTVMVRNSHLDLMDQDILYHLALGSGSHDLRAMFGDVKFVCMGGTPKRMEQFAYRLMEEISYKIPTGTTLQDISRYSYRYSMYKVGPVLCISHGMGMPSVGILLHEIIKLMFHAKVVDPVFFRIGTSGGIGLEGGTVIISDEAVDGTLQPHLELQILGKTVKRSSVLDKKLQWELKSLAEPDDPYPTVIGKTVCTSDFYEGQGRMDGAFCDFTEEEKMEYLEKLKFNGVRNIEMESLAFAALTHHAGIKAAVVCVTLLDRLKGDQIHYPKEVLDEWQQRPQKLVCRYIKKYLSKRGLILNNHCGSVNVKSPRRFKLVQQESESYD; from the exons ATGTCTTTCTTTCAGGAAGAGAACGACGA GTATGAAGATGTGAGCACTGTGATGGTTCGAAACTCTCATCTAGATCTCATGGatcaagatattttatatcatttggCTCTAGGAAGTGGTTCACATGACCTAAGAGCCATGTTTGGTGATGTTAAG tttgtatGTATGGGAGGGACACCAAAACGCATGGAACAATTTGCTTATAGATTAATGGAAGaaatatcatacaaaatacCTACAGGTACCACGTTACAGGACATCAGTCGATATTCGTACAGATACTCAATGTACAAAGTAGGACCCGTCTTGTGTATAAGc catgGAATGGGCATGCCTTCAGTGGGAATCCTTTTACACGAGATCATTAAACTGATGTTCCACGCGAAAGTCGTAGATCCTGTTTTCTTTAGGATAGGTACAAGTGGTGGTATTGGGCTGGAAGGTGGGACCGTGATTATTTCCGACGAAGCTGTGGATGGAACTCTCCAACCACATTTGGAATTG CAAATTTTGGGCAAAACTGTGAAAAGGAGTTCGGTTCTTGATAAGAAACTGCAGTGGGAGTTAAAATCGCTTGCGGAACCGGACGATCCATACCCAACAGTGATCGGCAAGACTGTATGCACTAGTGATTTCTATGAag GTCAAGGACGTATGGACGGAGCATTTTGCGACTTCacagaagaagaaaaaatggaatacttagagaaattaaaattcaatggtGTAAGGAATATCGAGATGGAATCTTTAGCTTTCGCAGCGCTCACGCACCATGCGGGAATTAAAGCAGCCGTGGTTTGTGTCACACTGTTGGACCGACTAAAGGGAGAtcag ATCCATTACCCCAAAGAGGTGTTGGATGAATGGCAGCAGAGACCCCAAAAATTGGTATGCCGCTATATAAAGAAATACCTTTCAAAACGGGGTTTGATTTTGAACAACCATTGTGGATCGGTGAACGTCAAGAGCCCGAGGAGGTTTAAGCTCGTCCAACAAGAATCCGAAAGTTATGACTAA